A DNA window from Parabacteroides johnsonii DSM 18315 contains the following coding sequences:
- a CDS encoding GNAT family N-acetyltransferase: protein MNMKDKYHLLCNTETSIPIFSRDWWLDTVCGKDKWEVLLIEEKERITAAIPLYCPRQGIISMPFYTQTMGPWFSPESEDTKYTKALSRRQILCKQLLNELKSYPHFLQNFHYGITDWLPFYWEGYQQTTRYTYLLKNIRNTEAILENMSSNIRRNITKAKDKYRITVKKGISIEEFLQVQKQTFERQQVLNKEDTDILVKLINICRKRNQGDIWGGYDEQGRLHAAAFIVWQESSAWYLAGGGDPALRKSGAHSLILWEAIRYVSQYTDTFDFEGSMIPGVERFFREFGAIQTPFFTITKGKLSLLNRACLKIGRIINR from the coding sequence ATGAACATGAAAGACAAATACCATTTGCTTTGCAACACAGAAACAAGTATTCCCATCTTTTCCCGTGATTGGTGGCTCGATACGGTTTGTGGCAAAGATAAATGGGAAGTCTTATTGATCGAAGAAAAAGAAAGGATCACGGCAGCGATCCCTCTTTACTGTCCTCGGCAAGGAATTATCTCGATGCCCTTCTATACGCAAACAATGGGTCCTTGGTTCTCACCGGAATCCGAAGACACCAAATATACTAAAGCATTAAGTCGCCGGCAAATTTTATGCAAACAACTACTAAACGAGCTTAAATCCTATCCGCATTTCCTGCAAAATTTCCATTATGGAATCACTGACTGGCTTCCTTTCTATTGGGAAGGCTACCAGCAAACAACACGTTACACCTATCTGCTGAAAAATATTCGAAACACAGAAGCAATACTGGAAAATATGAGTTCCAACATCCGCCGGAACATAACAAAAGCTAAAGATAAATATCGTATCACGGTAAAAAAAGGCATTTCTATTGAAGAATTTTTACAGGTACAGAAACAAACATTCGAGCGTCAGCAGGTTCTAAACAAAGAAGATACGGATATACTAGTCAAATTGATCAATATCTGCCGCAAACGGAACCAGGGAGATATATGGGGCGGTTATGACGAACAAGGACGTTTGCATGCTGCTGCTTTTATCGTCTGGCAAGAAAGTTCCGCCTGGTATCTGGCAGGAGGAGGAGACCCAGCCCTTCGGAAGTCCGGAGCACACAGTCTAATTTTGTGGGAAGCAATCCGTTATGTTTCACAATATACCGACACATTCGACTTCGAAGGTTCTATGATTCCGGGAGTCGAACGTTTTTTCCGCGAATTCGGTGCAATTCAAACCCCCTTCTTCACAATAACCAAAGGAAAATTAAGTTTATTAAATAGAGCCTGTTTAAAAATAGGAAGGATAATAAACAGATAG
- the recA gene encoding recombinase RecA produces the protein MAKEDLFEEGKQPAAEKPAVNADKLKALRAAMDKIEKNYGKGSIMKLGDESVENIEVIPTGSIALNAALGVGGYPKGRVIEIYGPESSGKTTLAIHAIAEAQKSGGIAAFIDAEHAFDRFYAEKLGVDVENLWISQPDNGEQALEIAEQLIRSSAVDIIVIDSVAALTPKAEIEGDMGESKMGLQARLMSQALRKLTAAINKTNTTCIFINQLRDKIGVMFGNPETTTGGNALKFYASVRLDIRSIGKLKDGDDIKGNQVRVKVVKNKVAPPFRKAEFDIMFGEGISKAGEIIDLGAELNIIKKSGSWYSYNDTKLGQGRDAAKQCVADNPELADELSGLIFEALKG, from the coding sequence ATGGCAAAAGAAGATTTATTCGAAGAAGGCAAGCAGCCTGCAGCCGAGAAACCGGCTGTAAACGCAGATAAATTAAAAGCGCTTCGCGCAGCAATGGACAAGATCGAGAAAAACTACGGAAAAGGTTCGATCATGAAATTGGGCGACGAAAGTGTCGAAAATATCGAAGTGATCCCGACAGGCTCTATCGCCTTGAACGCAGCATTAGGCGTAGGAGGTTATCCCAAAGGCCGCGTGATCGAAATCTACGGACCGGAATCATCCGGTAAGACAACTCTGGCGATCCACGCAATTGCCGAGGCACAAAAAAGCGGTGGTATTGCAGCATTTATCGATGCGGAACATGCTTTTGACCGTTTTTATGCAGAAAAGTTGGGAGTAGATGTCGAAAACCTATGGATTTCCCAACCGGATAATGGCGAACAGGCGTTAGAAATCGCCGAACAGTTGATCCGTTCATCTGCCGTGGATATTATCGTAATCGACTCGGTTGCCGCTCTGACTCCAAAAGCGGAAATCGAAGGAGATATGGGTGAAAGCAAGATGGGGTTACAGGCACGATTGATGTCTCAAGCGCTTCGTAAGTTGACAGCCGCAATCAATAAGACTAACACGACTTGCATATTCATCAACCAATTGCGTGACAAGATCGGTGTGATGTTCGGTAATCCCGAAACAACTACCGGTGGTAATGCGTTGAAGTTTTATGCCTCTGTCCGTCTGGATATTCGCAGCATCGGTAAATTGAAAGACGGAGACGATATCAAAGGTAACCAAGTGCGCGTAAAAGTAGTCAAGAACAAGGTTGCTCCTCCTTTCCGGAAAGCAGAATTCGACATCATGTTCGGTGAAGGCATCTCCAAAGCCGGTGAAATAATCGACTTGGGCGCAGAACTGAATATCATCAAGAAAAGCGGTTCATGGTACAGTTACAACGACACTAAATTAGGACAGGGACGTGATGCCGCCAAACAATGTGTTGCCGACAATCCAGAACTGGCAGACGAATTGTCCGGCCTGATCTTCGAAGCGTTAAAAGGATAA
- the bcp gene encoding thioredoxin-dependent thiol peroxidase — protein sequence MAIQIGDKAPEVLGLDQNGKEIKLSDFKGKKLALYFYPKDNTSGCTAEACSLRDGYKELQAAGYEVVGVSKDSAKSHQGFIAKQELPFSLIADTDTALQQQFGVWAEKKLYGRSYMGTLRTTFIIDEDGIVTNIIGPKEVKTKDHANQILNL from the coding sequence ATGGCAATACAAATAGGGGATAAAGCTCCCGAAGTTCTGGGACTTGACCAAAACGGGAAAGAGATAAAGCTGAGCGATTTCAAAGGCAAGAAGTTGGCGCTCTATTTCTACCCGAAAGACAATACCAGTGGTTGTACAGCAGAAGCATGCAGCCTGCGGGATGGCTACAAGGAATTGCAAGCTGCCGGCTACGAAGTAGTGGGTGTCAGCAAAGACAGTGCCAAGTCTCATCAGGGATTTATCGCAAAACAGGAACTTCCTTTCAGCCTCATCGCTGATACGGATACGGCCCTTCAACAGCAGTTCGGGGTTTGGGCAGAAAAGAAATTGTACGGACGTTCATACATGGGGACTCTCCGCACCACCTTTATTATAGATGAAGATGGCATCGTTACCAACATCATCGGCCCGAAAGAGGTGAAGACTAAAGACCATGCAAATCAAATCCTTAATCTATAA
- a CDS encoding radical SAM protein codes for MARNIYNILRLGTQIKSRRLKLLGLWLFHVLGKRYIGVFLDPVLACNFRCKMCYFSDEEKRKSLRGTLKYEEIEAIAGSLFHRALKLQIGCGAEPTLHKDLVKIIALGKRYNVPYVSLTTNGNLLTKEQLAAAVENGLDELTLSAHGFTRETYELLMTNGKFDLFRKLLANVTEIKKQHPQFKLRINYTINNDNLEELSRIWEVVGNELDILQLRPIQKIGESEYQDFDLTNIYARYDAVLVPLIEECHRRHITCLVPDKQNIIVLEENEADDNSIEKITYCYVSPQECWQDDFDYRTETFESYAVAHHMGRKLLWKVFGRKARRKADVTRKMNYNIK; via the coding sequence ATGGCTCGTAATATTTACAACATACTACGTCTTGGTACACAAATCAAAAGCAGAAGGCTCAAACTATTGGGCCTCTGGTTATTTCATGTATTAGGAAAACGGTACATCGGCGTTTTTCTCGATCCGGTACTTGCCTGTAACTTCCGCTGTAAGATGTGTTATTTCAGCGACGAGGAAAAAAGGAAAAGTCTACGGGGTACTCTGAAATATGAAGAGATAGAAGCCATTGCCGGAAGCCTGTTCCACCGTGCCTTGAAACTTCAGATCGGCTGCGGAGCGGAACCGACTTTGCACAAGGACCTGGTAAAAATCATTGCACTGGGTAAACGATACAACGTCCCCTACGTTTCACTCACGACAAACGGGAACCTGCTGACAAAAGAGCAGTTAGCCGCCGCCGTAGAGAATGGGTTGGACGAGTTGACGCTCTCGGCACATGGTTTTACACGCGAAACATACGAGCTTCTGATGACAAACGGTAAATTCGACTTGTTCCGCAAGTTGCTCGCCAATGTCACAGAAATAAAGAAACAGCATCCGCAATTCAAGTTACGCATCAATTATACAATCAACAACGACAATCTCGAAGAACTAAGCCGGATATGGGAAGTCGTCGGAAATGAACTGGATATCCTGCAACTCCGCCCGATACAAAAGATCGGAGAGAGCGAATACCAGGATTTCGATCTGACTAATATCTATGCGAGGTATGATGCCGTGCTGGTTCCGCTAATAGAAGAGTGCCACCGCAGGCATATCACCTGCCTGGTTCCCGACAAGCAGAACATCATCGTGCTGGAGGAAAACGAGGCAGATGACAACAGTATCGAAAAGATTACATACTGCTATGTTTCTCCCCAGGAATGTTGGCAAGATGATTTCGATTACCGGACAGAAACATTCGAGTCATATGCCGTCGCCCATCACATGGGAAGAAAACTGCTTTGGAAAGTCTTCGGACGGAAAGCCCGCCGGAAAGCGGATGTAACACGCAAGATGAACTATAACATCAAGTAA
- a CDS encoding saccharopine dehydrogenase family protein — protein MGRVLVIGAGGVSTVAVKKIAMNADVFTDIMVASRTKSKCDQIAADIKNVKVQTAQVDADNVEELVRLFNTFKPDLVVNLALPYQDLHIMDACLAYGVSYLDTANYEPLDEAKYQYSWQWAYKKRFEDAGLTAILGCGFDPGVTGVYTAYAAKHHFDEIQYLDIVDCNAGDHHKAFATNFNPEINIREITQRGKYFEDGEWKETDPLSVHKPLNYPNVGPRESYLMYHEELESLTKNFPTIKRARFWMTFGQEYLTHLRVIQNIGMSRIDPIMYNGQEIVPIQFLKAVLPNPGDLGENYTGETSIGCRIRGIKDGKEMTYYVYNNCSHQAAYQETGAQGVSYTTGVPAMIGAKLFMQGVWKKPGVWNVEEFDPDPFMKELNEQGLPWHELFNIDLEL, from the coding sequence ATGGGAAGAGTATTAGTTATTGGTGCAGGGGGCGTTAGTACCGTTGCTGTTAAGAAGATCGCGATGAACGCGGATGTCTTTACCGATATCATGGTTGCCAGCCGCACGAAAAGCAAGTGCGACCAGATCGCCGCCGATATTAAGAATGTAAAGGTACAAACAGCACAGGTTGATGCAGACAACGTGGAAGAACTCGTCCGCTTGTTCAACACCTTCAAACCGGACTTGGTAGTAAATCTGGCTTTGCCCTATCAGGACCTCCACATCATGGATGCCTGTCTGGCATACGGTGTCAGCTATCTCGACACGGCCAATTACGAACCGCTGGACGAAGCTAAATACCAATACAGCTGGCAGTGGGCATACAAGAAACGCTTCGAAGATGCCGGCCTGACCGCTATCCTGGGTTGTGGATTCGATCCGGGTGTAACGGGTGTATATACGGCTTATGCAGCCAAACATCACTTCGATGAAATACAATACCTGGATATTGTAGACTGCAACGCCGGAGACCATCACAAAGCATTTGCTACTAATTTCAACCCGGAAATCAACATCCGCGAAATTACCCAACGAGGTAAATATTTCGAAGACGGAGAATGGAAAGAGACAGATCCGCTGTCTGTACACAAACCGTTGAACTATCCGAATGTCGGTCCGAGAGAATCTTACCTGATGTACCACGAAGAGTTGGAAAGCCTGACCAAAAATTTCCCTACAATCAAACGTGCCCGCTTCTGGATGACTTTCGGACAGGAATATCTGACTCACCTGCGCGTGATACAGAACATTGGTATGTCTCGCATCGATCCGATTATGTATAACGGACAGGAAATCGTTCCGATCCAATTCCTGAAAGCCGTGCTGCCTAATCCGGGTGATCTGGGTGAAAACTATACAGGCGAAACTTCCATCGGTTGCCGTATCCGCGGAATCAAGGATGGCAAAGAAATGACCTACTATGTTTATAATAACTGTAGTCACCAGGCTGCTTACCAGGAAACGGGAGCACAAGGCGTAAGCTACACAACCGGTGTTCCGGCCATGATCGGAGCCAAACTGTTCATGCAGGGAGTTTGGAAAAAACCGGGAGTTTGGAACGTCGAAGAGTTCGATCCCGATCCGTTCATGAAGGAGCTGAACGAACAAGGTCTGCCTTGGCACGAACTGTTCAATATAGATCTGGAACTCTAA
- a CDS encoding AraC family transcriptional regulator — protein sequence MEVLRTTAEDPFFVGTINCSDMPHHLFKLEDACIFFCHSGEARIEIDLLEYDIMPNTQIIFLPNSIINYSYASPDLSISYITFSNAFFQEATVRLDPSFFHFLKENPVVTLPVERTRTINGLIIALEDLYKDKENCFRLQILRNYIQSFLLDIYDKTHRIFEQNRPEGISRQEELFKRFIQLIHKHCLNQREVSFYAQKMFITPRYLSAIAQTVAGETAKNIIDKHVILEIKVLLESTDLSIQEIANRLQFPDQSFFGRYFKKHTGISPQYYRRKLG from the coding sequence ATGGAAGTTTTACGCACAACCGCCGAAGATCCCTTTTTCGTCGGGACAATCAATTGTTCCGATATGCCCCACCATCTTTTCAAACTGGAAGATGCCTGCATCTTTTTCTGCCATAGCGGAGAAGCCCGGATCGAAATCGACTTGTTGGAATATGACATCATGCCTAATACACAGATCATATTCCTACCCAACAGCATCATCAATTATTCATATGCCAGTCCAGATCTCTCCATCTCTTATATAACATTTTCCAATGCGTTTTTCCAAGAAGCGACAGTCCGGCTCGATCCTTCTTTTTTTCATTTTCTGAAAGAGAATCCGGTCGTCACGCTACCAGTCGAGCGTACACGTACCATTAACGGACTCATCATCGCACTGGAAGATCTCTATAAGGATAAAGAAAACTGTTTCCGACTGCAAATCCTTCGCAACTACATACAAAGTTTCCTTTTGGACATTTATGATAAAACACACCGCATCTTCGAGCAGAACCGCCCAGAAGGAATCAGCCGGCAGGAAGAATTGTTCAAACGGTTCATCCAATTAATACACAAACACTGCCTCAACCAGCGTGAAGTATCATTCTACGCCCAAAAGATGTTCATCACTCCCCGATATCTATCGGCCATTGCGCAGACCGTTGCCGGAGAGACGGCAAAAAACATCATCGACAAGCATGTCATACTCGAAATAAAGGTATTGTTGGAATCGACCGACCTAAGCATACAGGAAATAGCCAACCGCCTCCAGTTTCCGGACCAATCGTTTTTCGGTCGGTATTTCAAGAAGCACACCGGTATCTCTCCGCAATACTACAGGCGCAAACTCGGTTAA
- a CDS encoding efflux RND transporter periplasmic adaptor subunit — MIMMNKRWMQLLGMISCVALVVSCKQAPSVEMEAEYAVLQVQPSDKVISTTYSATIRGRQDIDIYPQVSGFITKLCVEEGQMVRRGQVMFVIDQVPYQAALQTAEANVEAATASLATAKLTYDSKKELRARNVVSDFDLKTAENSWLSAKAQLAQIKAQELSARNNLSYTEVKSPCDGVVGTLPYRVGALVSASLPQPLTTVSDNSDMYVYFSMTENQLLALTRQYGSKAEVLKEMPEVELMLNDQSMYEEKGKIETISGVVDRNTGTASLRAVFPNEKGLLYSGTSGNVVLPVSKKGSLVIPQSTTFEIQDKVYVYKVVDGKAQSAPVSVTRVNGGQEYIVDDGLQAGDVIVAEGVGLLREGTPIKIKQN; from the coding sequence ATGATAATGATGAACAAAAGATGGATGCAACTTTTAGGTATGATCAGTTGCGTAGCGTTAGTGGTGTCTTGCAAGCAAGCACCATCGGTAGAAATGGAAGCGGAGTATGCGGTATTACAGGTACAACCTTCCGATAAAGTAATCTCCACTACTTATTCGGCGACAATCCGTGGGCGGCAGGATATCGACATCTATCCGCAAGTATCAGGGTTTATAACTAAACTATGCGTAGAGGAAGGGCAGATGGTCCGTCGTGGGCAAGTGATGTTCGTGATCGATCAGGTTCCCTATCAAGCAGCTTTGCAGACTGCGGAGGCAAATGTGGAGGCTGCTACGGCTTCACTGGCGACAGCCAAGCTGACTTACGACAGTAAAAAGGAACTTCGTGCCCGTAACGTAGTTTCTGATTTCGACTTGAAGACAGCCGAGAACAGTTGGCTAAGTGCTAAAGCACAATTGGCCCAGATAAAAGCCCAGGAGTTGAGTGCCCGTAACAACCTCTCCTATACGGAAGTGAAAAGCCCGTGTGACGGAGTGGTCGGGACTTTACCTTATCGCGTCGGGGCGTTGGTGAGTGCCAGTTTGCCACAGCCGCTGACTACGGTTTCGGATAACTCGGATATGTATGTGTACTTTTCGATGACAGAGAACCAATTGCTTGCTCTGACACGGCAATATGGTTCGAAAGCCGAAGTCTTGAAAGAGATGCCGGAGGTAGAGTTGATGTTGAACGACCAATCGATGTATGAAGAAAAAGGAAAGATCGAAACCATCAGCGGCGTAGTCGACCGGAATACCGGGACAGCCAGCCTCCGAGCCGTGTTCCCGAACGAAAAAGGCTTGCTGTATAGTGGCACATCAGGGAATGTCGTCCTGCCGGTATCTAAGAAGGGAAGCCTGGTCATTCCGCAATCTACCACATTCGAAATACAGGATAAGGTGTATGTCTATAAAGTGGTGGACGGCAAGGCACAGTCCGCACCTGTCAGTGTGACTCGTGTGAACGGCGGCCAGGAGTATATTGTCGACGACGGATTACAAGCCGGTGATGTGATTGTTGCAGAAGGCGTCGGTTTGCTGCGTGAAGGAACTCCTATTAAAATAAAACAAAACTAA
- a CDS encoding efflux RND transporter permease subunit, translating to MNLRTFIERPILSAVISISIVVVGIIGLFTLPVEQYPDIAPPTIQVSTTYFGASAETLLKSVVAPLEEAINGVEDMTYMTSSASNAGTVSITVYFKQGTDPDMAAVNVQNRVSKATGQLPAEVTQVGITTSKRQTSILQMFSLYSPNDSYDEKFLSNYISINLKPSILRIQGVGDMMIMGGDYSMRIWMKPDVMAQYKLIPSDVTQVLAEQNIESATGSFGENSDETYQYTMKYKGRLITPEEFGEIVIRSTEDGEVLKLKTIADIEMGEETYAYHGGMDGHPGVSCMIFQTAGSNATEVNQNIDAFLEEARKDLPKGVELTQVMSSNDFLFASIHEVVKTLFEAILLVILVVYVFLQDIRSTVIPLVGIVVSLIGTFAFMSIAGFSINLITLFALVLVIGTVVDDAIVVVEAVQARFDVGYRSSYMASIDAMKGISNAVITSSLVFMAVFIPVSFMSGTSGTFYTQFGLTMAVAVGISAVNALTLSPALCALFLKPYINEDGTQNNNFAARFRKAFNVAFDSMVEKYKKGVLFFIKRKWMVWSLLACSIVLLAFLMNTTKTSLVPDEDQGVVFVNVSTAAGSSLKTTDDVMKRIEQRLEGIPQVLHVQKVSGYGLLAGQGNSFGMLILKLKPWDERTGKGEDVQAVIGQVYGMTADIKDASVFAISPGMIPGYGMGNALELHMQDKQGGDIGTFFATTQQYLGALNQRPEISMAYSTFDVRYPQWTVEIDASKCKRAGITPDAVLSTLSGYYGGQYVSNFNRFSKVYKVMIQADPKYRVDEASLDNIFVRMSNEEMSPLSQFVTLTRSYGAESLSRFNMYNSIAVNAMPAEGYSTGDAIRAVKETAEQALPKGYGYDFGGITREENTQSNTTIIIFGICFLMIYLILSALYESFLIPFAVLLAVPFGLAGSFLFAKMMGLENNIYLQTGLIMLIGLISKTAILLTEYAAERRKAGMSLTSAALSAAKARLRPILMTAGTMIFGLLPLMVATGVGANGNSSLGTGTVGGMLIGTLALLFVVPSLFIVFQYLQEKVRPIQFQPASDWQIQEEYVEAKSERERHIESKNEEKK from the coding sequence ATGAATTTAAGAACCTTTATAGAACGCCCTATCCTGTCGGCTGTTATCTCTATTTCGATAGTCGTTGTGGGCATTATCGGGCTTTTTACATTGCCCGTAGAACAATATCCCGATATTGCACCACCTACAATCCAAGTGAGTACGACTTATTTCGGGGCGAGTGCGGAAACCTTGCTGAAGAGTGTTGTCGCCCCGTTGGAAGAGGCGATAAACGGCGTCGAGGATATGACATATATGACTTCGTCGGCCTCTAATGCAGGTACGGTCAGCATTACCGTTTACTTCAAGCAAGGGACAGATCCGGATATGGCAGCCGTCAATGTTCAGAACCGTGTATCGAAGGCAACCGGTCAGTTGCCGGCCGAGGTAACGCAGGTCGGTATTACGACTTCCAAGCGGCAAACCAGTATCTTGCAGATGTTTTCACTGTACAGTCCGAATGATTCGTATGACGAGAAGTTTCTCTCCAATTATATCAGTATCAACCTGAAACCGTCCATTCTCCGTATACAGGGTGTCGGCGACATGATGATCATGGGAGGCGACTACAGTATGCGTATCTGGATGAAGCCGGATGTTATGGCCCAGTACAAACTGATCCCTTCGGATGTGACGCAGGTGCTTGCCGAACAGAACATCGAGTCGGCAACCGGATCGTTTGGCGAGAATTCGGATGAAACTTACCAGTATACCATGAAATATAAAGGCCGCCTGATCACCCCCGAAGAGTTCGGTGAAATCGTGATCCGTTCGACCGAGGACGGTGAAGTTTTGAAGCTGAAGACTATCGCTGACATCGAGATGGGTGAAGAAACCTACGCCTATCATGGCGGTATGGACGGCCATCCCGGTGTTTCCTGTATGATCTTCCAAACTGCCGGTTCAAATGCTACGGAAGTAAACCAGAATATCGATGCTTTTCTGGAAGAAGCGCGGAAAGATTTGCCAAAGGGTGTGGAGCTGACTCAGGTGATGAGTTCCAACGACTTCCTGTTTGCTTCTATTCATGAGGTGGTAAAGACCTTATTCGAAGCTATCCTGTTGGTGATCTTGGTGGTGTATGTGTTTTTGCAGGATATCCGTTCGACGGTTATTCCGTTGGTGGGAATCGTGGTTTCACTGATCGGTACGTTTGCGTTTATGTCGATTGCCGGGTTCAGTATCAATCTGATTACCTTGTTTGCATTGGTATTGGTGATCGGGACTGTGGTGGACGATGCGATTGTCGTCGTCGAAGCGGTGCAGGCGCGATTCGATGTCGGATACCGCTCTTCTTATATGGCCAGTATCGATGCGATGAAAGGGATCAGTAATGCCGTTATCACTTCTTCACTGGTGTTTATGGCAGTGTTTATTCCGGTTTCGTTCATGAGCGGGACTTCGGGAACGTTCTATACCCAGTTCGGTTTGACAATGGCAGTAGCAGTCGGAATATCGGCAGTCAATGCACTGACGTTGAGTCCGGCGCTCTGTGCCCTTTTCCTGAAACCCTATATCAACGAAGACGGTACGCAGAACAATAATTTTGCCGCCCGTTTCCGTAAAGCCTTCAATGTAGCGTTCGATTCGATGGTCGAGAAGTATAAGAAAGGAGTTCTGTTTTTTATCAAACGGAAGTGGATGGTCTGGTCGCTGCTTGCTTGCTCGATTGTGCTGTTGGCCTTTCTGATGAACACGACGAAAACGAGTTTGGTGCCCGATGAAGATCAGGGTGTCGTATTTGTAAATGTCAGTACGGCTGCCGGTAGCTCACTAAAAACGACAGACGATGTGATGAAGCGCATCGAACAGCGTTTAGAGGGTATCCCGCAGGTATTGCATGTCCAGAAAGTTTCCGGTTATGGTCTGTTGGCCGGACAGGGGAACTCTTTCGGGATGTTGATTCTGAAACTCAAACCGTGGGACGAACGCACGGGTAAGGGGGAAGATGTGCAAGCCGTTATCGGACAAGTCTATGGCATGACGGCGGACATAAAGGACGCCAGTGTCTTCGCCATCTCTCCGGGGATGATTCCCGGTTATGGTATGGGTAACGCGTTGGAATTGCATATGCAGGATAAGCAAGGTGGCGATATCGGTACGTTCTTCGCGACGACACAGCAATACTTAGGGGCACTGAACCAGCGTCCTGAAATCTCGATGGCTTACTCTACTTTTGATGTCCGTTATCCGCAATGGACCGTTGAAATCGATGCCTCGAAGTGCAAGCGTGCCGGGATAACGCCGGATGCGGTACTCAGCACGCTGTCGGGTTACTATGGAGGACAATATGTCTCTAACTTCAACCGTTTTTCCAAAGTGTATAAAGTGATGATACAAGCCGATCCGAAATACCGTGTCGACGAGGCTTCCCTGGATAACATCTTCGTACGCATGTCCAATGAGGAAATGTCGCCGCTCAGTCAGTTCGTGACATTGACACGCAGTTACGGCGCGGAATCCCTGAGCCGTTTCAATATGTACAACTCCATAGCCGTGAATGCGATGCCGGCAGAAGGCTACAGTACCGGTGACGCCATCCGTGCCGTGAAGGAAACTGCCGAGCAGGCCCTTCCGAAAGGGTACGGTTATGATTTCGGAGGAATCACCCGTGAAGAGAATACGCAGAGTAATACGACCATTATCATTTTCGGTATTTGCTTCCTCATGATCTATCTGATCCTGAGTGCGCTTTACGAAAGTTTCCTGATTCCGTTCGCGGTATTGTTGGCTGTCCCGTTCGGTCTGGCCGGATCTTTCCTATTTGCAAAAATGATGGGCTTGGAGAATAATATATACTTGCAGACAGGTTTGATCATGCTGATTGGTTTGATCTCCAAGACTGCCATCCTGCTGACGGAGTACGCTGCCGAGCGCCGTAAAGCCGGTATGAGCCTGACCTCTGCCGCCCTTTCTGCTGCTAAAGCCCGTTTGCGTCCGATTCTGATGACAGCCGGAACAATGATATTCGGATTGTTGCCCTTGATGGTGGCTACGGGAGTAGGAGCCAACGGTAATAGCTCCTTGGGTACGGGTACGGTCGGAGGTATGCTGATCGGTACGCTGGCATTGCTGTTTGTCGTACCTTCTTTGTTCATCGTGTTCCAATATTTACAAGAGAAGGTTCGTCCCATCCAGTTTCAGCCAGCTTCCGATTGGCAGATCCAGGAAGAATATGTGGAAGCAAAGAGTGAGAGAGAGCGTCACATAGAAAGTAAAAACGAAGAGAAAAAATGA